The genome window GCGCCATAATCACAGCCCACAGGCCATTTTCCCGATAATAGAAGCCTGCGCTGGAACTAAGGACGGCCGGTATGGACAAAGCGATAGTCATTATCACCATACGAAGGGCGAACATCCCTTCAGCATTTCCTAGCCAGCGCGCGACTACCAACAGGGACTGACTAGCTCTTCCCCTTCTGCGATTGTGAGGTGTTCTCATTGAAGAGAGCTCTGTCCGGCTTGACTTGGCATCTGGGCTTGTCTGAAGGCCTACCGGCAGACCGTAATGCGCTGATGCAGTCGTAGGGCTGCGGACAATTGTGCTGTCGTCAATATCTGCAGCTGGTATCCCTTCTGAGTTTTCTGTCGTGCACATCCAACGTAAAACAGAAGCCATTCGAGTGGGCAGCCAAAACCTAAAGGAACTGCGATTTTTTTCCAGTTCGATAACTCTCGATTGTAGCTTTGATAGGGCACCCGCTAGTTGACATAATCTCTCTTGGATGAGCAGCCCCATCATGAGGCCTGTGAGTCCTGGAACAGTGCCAAATTCATCTTGGACAATACCATCGTCGTTAAAAATATGAAAAGACGAGAGAGAAAAATACCCAGAAGTGGAGGAATTAAATACTTTGATTTGTTCTCTCAAATTCTCAAGGACTGCAACGTGTCTTTGCAACGAACTTTTGTAGCCAGAGCTATGTTTGAAAGTACTTGCATTGATCAAAGCTTCGTTGATAGCTGTCAGAGACTCTTTGCATGTATCAATCAAATACTTAGTTGGCTCAGACAGCGCCCGGAGATTTCGCTccgcttcttcaacatgTTGCGAGGTTTTTGAACGTATGTGGAACTCAGCCTCTTGATTCATCTGATGTCGTCCGGTCTCAAGATTGCCTTGACCAGCTTGCATCGAAACCAAGGCCAAAGCCTTCTCAGATCTCTCCTTGTGGGCTTCTGCTTGTCTGTGTATCTCGAGCAGGCTAATGAACTCAATAATGAGATTTTGTAGCGGTATAGTGAGATTGATCAAGTCATCTCCATTCCACCTTCCCATAGAGAAGTCAATGGGAAGAAATGCACTTATGGATTTCAGACGACTGTATGATGCCAAGAGTTCCAACTTTACCCCAGTTAACCTGTCAGTGCTCATTGTAATACTAGGATATTTGAGTCCGAGGTAACAGGCATCCAGAAATGTGGGCATCGGCGCGAGCAGGTCTTGAAATATGTTAAGAGCTTCAGATGCAGAAGAGGATGGAAAGATAAAGATACTGCAAACCATGGCAATGCCTTCAGCGATAGCGCAGGGAAGAACCAATGGCCTCGCAATATTTCCATTGAAACTTGGTAAAAGCGGCGCCTGCGTGAGAAACACAGCACTGACTATGCAGCCCATCATCTGCGTAAGCCTGAGCTTCGGAGCAGCCACGCGAAGGCGAGCCTAGACAGTTGAGTATTCATATCTTGCTCGCTGATCACCGGTTCACTTACAATCATGTACAGGTACAAACATATCATACAGAAGTACGTCGCCGTCACGTTTAAGTCCAGCATGAAACCGTTCAAaatcttgaccttgacaaaGATATGAGGGTCAGTGGCATTCTGAGATGCGGCCATTCTTTGAAGCTCGGCAAGCCGAGATTGTGTATGCGCGTCCGATCGAGTGGCCAGTGCAGCCTTCATGGTAATTAGACCCCAACCCCATGCGGTTGTGACTCCCAGCATTACGGTGATAGCAGCTATCAGGTTTATAAATATCGTGCCTGATGGTGGTGCAAGCCATAAGACAATGCTGAAAGCGGTCAGCACGGAAGCATAAACATAGAAAGAAACAGACACGAAGTTCTGTGGTCAACAGACGACGGAAAAACCTACCAGCCAAGAAAAGACGCCTGGCCCATTTCATCTTGTATGGGAGTAATGTAGATAAAGACGGTCATGATCCACATAGCAACTGAGCATCTGAAAAACATCTTTAGATCTCTAGCGTTGAAATGATCGAGCC of Fusarium oxysporum Fo47 chromosome I, complete sequence contains these proteins:
- a CDS encoding uncharacterized protein (of unknown function-domain containing protein), translating into MFGTSQTAAADGNDLRDGSHQTSSAEETPQSVENPYFTNTGTTTLPRRKLPMWLDHFNARDLKMFFRCSVAMWIMTVFIYITPIQDEMGQASFLGCIVLWLAPPSGTIFINLIAAITVMLGVTTAWGWGLITMKAALATRSDAHTQSRLAELQRMAASQNATDPHIFVKVKILNGFMLDLNVTATYFCMICLYLYMIARLRVAAPKLRLTQMMGCIVSAVFLTQAPLLPSFNGNIARPLVLPCAIAEGIAMVCSIFIFPSSSASEALNIFQDLLAPMPTFLDACYLGLKYPSITMSTDRLTGVKLELLASYSRLKSISAFLPIDFSMGRWNGDDLINLTIPLQNLIIEFISLLEIHRQAEAHKERSEKALALVSMQAGQGNLETGRHQMNQEAEFHIRSKTSQHVEEAERNLRALSEPTKYLIDTCKESLTAINEALINASTFKHSSGYKSSLQRHVAVLENLREQIKVFNSSTSGYFSLSSFHIFNDDGIVQDEFGTVPGLTGLMMGLLIQERLCQLAGALSKLQSRVIELEKNRSSFRFWLPTRMASVLRWMCTTENSEGIPAADIDDSTIVRSPTTASAHYGLPVGLQTSPDAKSSRTELSSMRTPHNRRRGRASQSLLVVARWLGNAEGMFALRMVIMTIALSIPAVLSSSAGFYYRENGLWAVIMAQLTLLPYTADVVYGIIVRVTGTIVGGVVGMAAWYIGSGSGPGNPYGEAAAMALVILPFMWWRVFSSLPLMPAGVMMGITAYLVVIYSWIDTHNEPYGNLGKGYEIFWRRLTLVLIGLSGTFVTNFFPKPPSASRHYRHQLGKSLIGIRDQYALFVSNCEAPAQDLHAVAEEESLKAIGDLLSISGPVKLTVFEFSSSNFDTHALGRVCQLCMLIQQSVTQLLIYTTRLSDAQRQSVILSTEKTKENMVVEVMAVLTMVQQALKTDDPLPAMLPTPLFTREVVFTRRRIQKVLDNSEFNKDYTMDNEGLRKYVVLLNALLQMFAALDELVLVVKSAVGETSNIAILEV